From Dehalococcoidia bacterium, a single genomic window includes:
- the selB gene encoding selenocysteine-specific translation elongation factor yields MKVLGSLSEAMYTIGTAGHVDHGKSTLIKALTGIDPDRLPEEKAREMTIDLGFAWLRLPSSREVSIVDVPGHEGFIHNMLAGVAGIDLALLVVAADEGVMAQTREHVAILDLLELSHGVVAITKKDLVDEETLELVRLEVEELLAGTSLAGSPVVVCSAATGEGLPELVDALERELAQTPPRRDIGRPRLPIDRVFTLPGLGTVVTGTLTDGSLEVGEEVEVVPGGLRARIRGIHSHGRAVERAMPGRRTALNLPGLEVEAIERGMVVTRPNWLVPTTAVDVRLRVVPYLRRPLRHNMGVIFHAGTARVSGRLILLDRDEARAGEEAWAQLRLSRPVAVVRGDRYILRDPNDTLGGGTIVDVHAPRHRRFHLPTLVRLERLASGPPQQRVLELMGPHGHITWGELIAQVAMAEREARQVVEGLIALGQVVALPPQRLEADTTLATSQALERWWRVAAEALGHYHRQWPLRRGMPREELRSRLHLPPKAFSALISLWEGEGKVRLTGEAVALSSHRPQLVGEQRRQADLFLEALRQRPYAPPSAGALDPELLSYLEEEGLIVRVAPDVAFAREAYQEMVDKVVAALQVQGRITLAQVRDMLGTSRKYAQALLEHMDRCHITMRVGDERVLRRRD; encoded by the coding sequence ATGAAGGTGCTAGGATCCTTATCCGAGGCCATGTACACCATCGGCACCGCCGGCCACGTAGACCATGGGAAGTCCACCCTCATCAAGGCCTTGACGGGCATCGATCCCGACCGCCTGCCGGAGGAGAAGGCGCGGGAGATGACCATAGACCTGGGCTTTGCCTGGCTTCGCCTTCCCTCCAGTAGGGAGGTGAGCATCGTGGATGTGCCAGGCCATGAGGGGTTCATCCACAATATGCTGGCTGGGGTGGCGGGCATCGATCTGGCTCTTTTGGTGGTGGCGGCTGATGAGGGGGTCATGGCCCAGACACGGGAGCATGTGGCCATCTTGGACCTGCTGGAGCTCTCCCATGGGGTGGTGGCTATCACCAAAAAGGACCTGGTGGACGAGGAGACGTTAGAGCTGGTGCGGCTGGAGGTGGAGGAGCTATTGGCCGGCACCAGCCTGGCTGGCTCACCCGTGGTGGTCTGCTCGGCGGCTACGGGGGAGGGCTTGCCGGAGCTGGTGGATGCCCTGGAGAGGGAGCTGGCCCAGACACCGCCCAGGAGGGATATAGGGCGCCCTCGCTTGCCAATAGACCGTGTCTTCACCCTGCCTGGCCTGGGGACAGTGGTCACCGGCACCCTAACCGACGGCTCCCTGGAGGTGGGGGAGGAGGTAGAGGTGGTGCCGGGAGGGCTGCGGGCCCGAATCCGCGGCATCCACAGCCACGGCCGGGCAGTGGAGAGGGCAATGCCCGGGCGACGCACGGCCCTCAACCTGCCAGGGCTGGAGGTGGAGGCCATCGAGCGGGGGATGGTGGTCACCAGGCCCAACTGGCTCGTCCCTACCACCGCCGTGGACGTGCGCCTGCGGGTGGTGCCCTACCTGCGACGACCCCTACGTCACAACATGGGCGTCATCTTCCATGCCGGGACGGCCCGTGTCTCGGGACGTCTCATCCTCCTGGACCGGGACGAGGCGCGGGCGGGGGAGGAGGCATGGGCGCAGCTGCGGTTATCGCGTCCTGTGGCAGTGGTGCGGGGCGACCGTTACATCCTGCGGGACCCCAATGATACCTTGGGCGGCGGCACCATCGTGGACGTACATGCTCCTCGTCACCGTCGTTTCCACCTGCCCACGCTGGTCCGCCTGGAAAGACTGGCCAGCGGCCCTCCCCAACAGCGGGTTCTGGAGCTCATGGGTCCCCATGGCCACATCACATGGGGGGAACTGATCGCCCAGGTGGCCATGGCGGAGAGGGAGGCCCGGCAGGTGGTGGAGGGGCTGATAGCCTTGGGCCAGGTGGTGGCCCTGCCGCCCCAGAGGCTGGAGGCGGATACCACGTTGGCCACCTCCCAGGCCCTGGAACGTTGGTGGAGGGTGGCGGCGGAGGCCCTGGGGCATTACCATCGCCAGTGGCCCCTGCGGCGGGGGATGCCCCGGGAGGAGCTACGTAGCCGGTTGCACCTGCCGCCCAAGGCCTTTTCTGCCCTCATCTCCCTCTGGGAGGGGGAGGGGAAGGTGCGGTTGACAGGGGAGGCCGTGGCCCTTTCCTCCCACCGGCCGCAATTGGTGGGGGAGCAGCGTCGGCAGGCGGACCTCTTCCTGGAGGCATTGCGCCAGCGCCCTTACGCCCCGCCATCTGCGGGCGCCTTGGACCCTGAGCTTCTCTCCTACCTGGAGGAGGAGGGGCTCATCGTGAGGGTGGCCCCTGATGTGGCCTTCGCCCGTGAGGCCTACCAGGAGATGGTGGATAAGGTGGTGGCCGCCCTCCAGGTCCAGGGGCGCATCACCCTGGCCCAGGTGCGGGACATGCTGGGCACCAGCCGCAAGTACGCCCAAGCCCTTTTGGAGCATATGGATCGTTGCCATATCACCATGAGGGTGGGGGACGAACGCGTCCTGCGGCGGCGGGACTAG
- the secD gene encoding protein translocase subunit SecD, with amino-acid sequence MKRWHNLVVLALSIAITALAIVVVWPGAPERYLPDFIPWPKGKGLKVGDFDRRAMRLGLDLRGGSYILLEADVAHIPPGVDIDAAMEGVKETIERRVNAFGVAETEIQRQGKYRLAVQIPGISPEEARELIGRTARLEFLEPKQADSTGLVCRSPEGEEFTVPTEGGLIFPDQEAGVVRCTGLEGQEGELVLLPAVCREGCPADVRGVPLTGAFLKPNSRVEPDPQGRGFAVTLQFTGKGAAILSDVTRRLVGKPLAIALDGKVISAPVVQQELSSDAIISPMKLEEAKRLSVLLNSGALPVPMKVIQETQVDATLGDTSVRHAVQAALIGIGAVLFFMVAYYRLQGVIAALALIMYASLVLFIFKMWPVTLTLAGVAAFVLSVGMAVDANILIAERLKEELRTGRGLLAAIEMAVGRAWPSIRDSNVSTLITCGILWWFGDQFNAALVKGFALTLAIGVLVSMFTAMVITRTFMHVLAATPLARYLYLWGLSRRRPAEGQAHQPWNLVERRWLYFGISALVLLPGIVSLMVPPALKPGIEFTSGTTFTLRFEQQVDPEAVRSALADLGHPQARVQVSQDGDIIARIGELQGATNTPPVGPTPPSERDVLERELRQRFGPFQIMNFETVSATVSRAIVRNAAIAVTVAAMAILLYISWSFRHLPKPHRYGVAAVLALVHDTLFVVGAFSVLGKVMGMEVNTMFITGLLTVLGYSVHDTIVVFDRIRENARQHPEAPLTEVVNASVMETMVRSLNTSLTLLLTAIALLLLGGASIQTLVLVILLGTVTGTYSSIFVASQLLVAWEEGDLGKVWRRLMPRRPAPAQA; translated from the coding sequence ATGAAGCGGTGGCATAACCTGGTGGTATTAGCCCTCAGCATCGCCATCACCGCCCTAGCCATCGTGGTGGTGTGGCCCGGAGCTCCCGAACGTTACCTGCCGGACTTCATACCGTGGCCAAAGGGTAAGGGCCTCAAGGTGGGCGACTTCGACCGCCGCGCTATGCGCCTGGGCCTGGACCTGCGTGGAGGCAGTTACATCCTCTTGGAGGCCGACGTGGCCCACATACCCCCTGGCGTCGATATCGATGCTGCCATGGAGGGGGTCAAGGAGACCATCGAGCGGCGGGTCAACGCCTTCGGCGTAGCCGAGACGGAGATCCAGCGCCAGGGCAAGTACCGGCTGGCCGTCCAGATCCCTGGCATCTCGCCGGAGGAGGCGCGGGAGCTCATCGGCCGCACGGCCCGTCTTGAGTTCCTGGAGCCCAAGCAGGCCGACTCCACCGGTCTGGTCTGCCGGAGCCCTGAGGGCGAGGAGTTCACAGTGCCCACGGAGGGGGGCCTCATCTTCCCAGACCAGGAGGCCGGTGTAGTTCGCTGTACAGGCCTCGAGGGTCAGGAGGGGGAGCTGGTGCTGCTGCCGGCCGTCTGCCGCGAGGGGTGCCCGGCCGACGTGCGAGGCGTGCCCCTCACCGGCGCCTTCCTTAAGCCCAACTCGCGGGTAGAGCCCGACCCGCAAGGTCGGGGCTTCGCCGTCACGCTTCAGTTCACAGGAAAGGGGGCTGCCATCCTAAGCGATGTCACCCGCCGGCTGGTGGGCAAGCCTCTAGCTATCGCCTTAGATGGCAAGGTGATATCCGCCCCCGTGGTCCAGCAGGAGCTCTCCAGCGATGCCATCATCTCCCCTATGAAGCTAGAGGAGGCCAAGCGGCTGAGCGTCCTTCTCAACTCTGGGGCCCTCCCCGTGCCCATGAAGGTGATCCAGGAGACACAGGTAGACGCCACCCTGGGCGACACCAGCGTGCGCCATGCTGTTCAGGCGGCCCTCATCGGCATCGGCGCTGTCCTCTTCTTCATGGTGGCCTACTACCGGCTGCAAGGGGTTATAGCGGCTCTCGCCCTTATCATGTATGCCAGCCTGGTCTTGTTCATCTTTAAGATGTGGCCCGTAACCCTCACCTTGGCCGGGGTGGCCGCCTTCGTCCTGTCGGTGGGTATGGCGGTGGACGCCAACATCCTCATCGCTGAGCGCCTTAAGGAGGAGCTGAGGACAGGAAGAGGGCTCTTGGCGGCTATCGAGATGGCAGTAGGGAGGGCCTGGCCCTCCATCCGCGATAGCAACGTCTCCACCCTTATCACTTGCGGCATCCTCTGGTGGTTTGGCGACCAGTTCAACGCCGCCCTAGTCAAGGGGTTCGCCCTCACCCTGGCCATCGGCGTCCTGGTGAGCATGTTCACAGCCATGGTCATTACGCGAACCTTCATGCATGTCCTAGCCGCCACTCCCCTGGCCAGATACCTCTACCTGTGGGGCCTCAGTAGGAGACGCCCGGCCGAAGGGCAAGCGCATCAGCCCTGGAACCTGGTGGAGCGGCGCTGGCTCTACTTCGGCATATCGGCCCTGGTGCTTTTGCCGGGGATAGTATCCCTCATGGTGCCCCCAGCCCTTAAGCCTGGCATCGAATTTACGTCTGGCACCACCTTCACCTTGCGCTTCGAGCAACAGGTGGACCCAGAGGCCGTACGCAGCGCCCTGGCCGACCTCGGCCACCCGCAGGCCCGGGTGCAGGTGAGCCAGGACGGCGATATCATCGCCCGCATTGGCGAGCTGCAAGGGGCCACCAACACGCCTCCTGTGGGCCCCACACCCCCCTCGGAGCGGGACGTCCTGGAGCGGGAGCTCAGGCAGCGGTTCGGGCCCTTCCAGATCATGAACTTCGAGACGGTCTCGGCCACCGTATCGCGGGCCATCGTTCGTAACGCTGCCATCGCCGTGACGGTAGCAGCTATGGCCATTCTCCTGTACATATCTTGGTCCTTTCGTCATCTGCCCAAACCCCACCGCTATGGGGTGGCCGCTGTCCTGGCCCTCGTGCACGACACCTTGTTCGTGGTGGGCGCCTTCTCCGTCCTAGGGAAGGTGATGGGCATGGAGGTCAACACCATGTTCATTACCGGCCTCCTCACCGTGCTGGGCTACTCCGTGCACGATACCATCGTGGTGTTCGACCGCATCCGCGAGAACGCTCGTCAGCATCCCGAGGCGCCCCTCACAGAGGTAGTCAATGCCAGCGTCATGGAGACCATGGTCCGCTCCCTGAACACCTCCCTCACCCTTCTCTTGACGGCCATCGCCCTCCTCCTGCTGGGGGGAGCGAGCATCCAGACGCTGGTGCTGGTGATCCTCTTGGGCACCGTGACGGGCACCTACAGCTCCATATTCGTGGCGAGCCAACTACTGGTGGCCTGGGAGGAAGGGGACCTGGGCAAGGTGTGGCGCCGCCTGATGCCTAGGCGCCCGGCGCCGGCTCAGGCCTAG
- the yajC gene encoding preprotein translocase subunit YajC, whose protein sequence is MSLLIMALAYPAAIALLFYFAFYRPLQQERRRQRQTLQSLKVGDRVLTQGGLIATVKEVVVPEEGPTQVVLELAPGVEVTALATAIVQRLDTASVMATTEREDEAVA, encoded by the coding sequence ATGAGCCTGCTCATTATGGCCTTGGCCTATCCGGCAGCCATCGCCCTTCTCTTCTATTTCGCCTTCTACCGGCCGTTGCAGCAAGAGCGCCGTCGCCAGCGCCAGACCCTCCAATCCCTCAAGGTTGGGGACCGCGTCCTCACCCAAGGTGGGCTCATCGCCACCGTCAAGGAGGTAGTGGTGCCCGAGGAAGGGCCCACCCAGGTGGTCTTAGAGCTGGCCCCTGGGGTGGAGGTGACGGCCCTGGCCACCGCCATCGTCCAGCGCCTGGACACGGCATCGGTGATGGCCACCACGGAGAGAGAGGATGAAGCGGTGGCATAA
- a CDS encoding HD domain-containing protein, giving the protein MRPVVRLPPALASLVPHLARALGHRPAYLVGGALRDALLGRPIKDLDLAVAAPVQEAGPELARQLGGHYFPLGHQGMGRVFLPFQGETLQVDLHPLQGPIEEDLASRDYTIDAMALPLQQWKGTDGTIIDPLGGLDDLRQGLVRLTSPHALIQDPIRLLRGVRLACELGFRLEEETARLISAHRHRLPLAAPERQRDELVRLMATERAGEGLALMDQLGLLGVLLPELDPTRSFPQPPEHHWDVFGHLLATVSYLDVLLAPEPLALHRLWEDLWVTLGSLEDEVRRYLSEETAPGHPRKALVKMAGLLHDVAKPSTRTVDAQGRVRFFGHDKAGATVAAAIMARLRFSKRQGELVATMVRAHLRPMHMSHRGLPTSRAIFRFFRDCGEAAYGILLLSLADHLATVGPRLRQEEWLSHVQLVHYVLTESTRPRGMAGHVRLVSGHDIMEALGIPPGPMVGRLLRALEEAQAIGQVSTRQEALELARRLLSRWTERKAEVR; this is encoded by the coding sequence GTGAGGCCCGTAGTGCGCCTTCCTCCGGCCTTGGCCTCCCTGGTACCACATTTGGCCCGTGCCCTCGGCCACCGCCCCGCATATCTGGTAGGAGGTGCCTTAAGGGATGCCCTGCTGGGCCGCCCCATAAAGGACCTGGACCTCGCTGTAGCCGCCCCTGTCCAGGAAGCGGGCCCAGAGCTGGCCCGCCAGCTAGGGGGTCATTACTTCCCCTTAGGCCACCAGGGAATGGGCCGTGTCTTCTTGCCCTTCCAGGGGGAAACTCTGCAGGTAGACCTCCACCCCCTCCAAGGCCCCATCGAAGAGGACCTCGCCTCCCGTGACTACACCATCGACGCCATGGCCCTGCCCCTTCAGCAGTGGAAAGGGACCGATGGCACCATCATCGACCCCCTGGGGGGGCTGGACGACCTGCGGCAGGGGCTGGTGCGCCTCACCTCCCCCCATGCCCTAATCCAGGACCCTATACGACTACTGCGAGGGGTCCGTCTGGCCTGCGAGCTGGGCTTCCGCCTGGAAGAAGAGACAGCACGTCTCATCTCTGCCCACCGCCACCGCCTGCCCCTCGCCGCCCCAGAGCGCCAGCGCGACGAACTGGTGCGCCTTATGGCAACGGAGCGGGCAGGGGAGGGCCTGGCCCTCATGGACCAGCTGGGGCTCTTAGGGGTCCTCCTGCCAGAGCTGGACCCGACCCGTAGCTTCCCCCAACCCCCGGAGCACCACTGGGACGTCTTCGGGCACCTTTTGGCCACCGTATCATACCTGGACGTGCTTTTGGCCCCCGAGCCCCTCGCCCTTCATCGCCTCTGGGAGGACCTCTGGGTGACCCTGGGCTCTCTAGAAGATGAGGTACGCCGCTACCTCTCGGAGGAGACAGCCCCCGGCCATCCCCGCAAGGCCCTGGTGAAGATGGCGGGCTTGCTGCACGATGTGGCCAAACCATCCACCAGGACGGTGGACGCCCAAGGGCGTGTGCGCTTCTTTGGCCACGATAAGGCGGGGGCCACCGTGGCCGCTGCTATCATGGCCCGCCTGCGCTTCTCTAAGCGTCAGGGGGAGCTGGTAGCCACCATGGTCCGGGCCCATCTGCGTCCTATGCACATGTCCCACAGGGGCTTGCCCACCTCCCGTGCCATCTTTCGCTTCTTCCGCGACTGCGGCGAAGCGGCCTATGGCATCCTCCTCCTTAGCTTGGCCGACCATCTGGCCACCGTGGGACCCCGCCTGCGTCAGGAGGAGTGGCTCTCCCACGTGCAGCTGGTACACTACGTGCTGACGGAAAGTACCCGCCCCAGGGGAATGGCAGGGCACGTCAGGCTGGTATCTGGGCACGATATTATGGAGGCCTTGGGCATCCCTCCTGGCCCCATGGTGGGGAGGCTCCTGCGAGCCCTAGAAGAGGCCCAGGCCATTGGCCAGGTGAGCACCCGCCAAGAGGCGCTGGAGCTAGCTAGGAGGCTCCTATCCCGCTGGACCGAGAGGAAGGCTGAGGTGAGATGA
- the def gene encoding peptide deformylase, which translates to MAVYPIRLLGDPVLRLKARRVTKIDESIRRLVQDMIESMYAAHGVGLAAPQIGVPLRVIVIGLPDEEPFALINPEIVKREGQRLVDEGCLSIPGYRAEVPRSLTVVARGMDLEGRTVRIKASAKRGDEREALLAQALEHEVDHINGILYIDRLESLDRLVKIGEGR; encoded by the coding sequence TTGGCTGTCTATCCCATACGCCTTTTGGGAGACCCCGTCCTGCGCCTGAAGGCCCGTCGGGTCACTAAGATCGACGAGTCCATCCGCCGCCTCGTGCAGGATATGATAGAGAGCATGTATGCAGCCCATGGGGTGGGGCTGGCCGCCCCCCAGATCGGCGTCCCCTTGCGGGTCATCGTCATCGGCCTGCCCGACGAAGAGCCCTTCGCCCTCATCAATCCTGAGATCGTCAAGCGGGAAGGGCAACGCCTGGTGGACGAGGGGTGCCTCTCCATCCCTGGCTACCGGGCCGAGGTGCCCCGCTCCCTGACCGTGGTGGCTAGGGGCATGGACCTTGAGGGGAGAACGGTGCGCATCAAGGCCTCGGCCAAAAGGGGGGACGAGCGGGAGGCCCTTCTGGCCCAGGCCCTAGAGCACGAGGTGGACCATATAAACGGCATCCTTTACATCGACCGCCTGGAGAGCCTTGACCGCCTAGTGAAGATTGGGGAGGGTAGGTGA
- the priA gene encoding primosomal protein N' — protein MTLYAEVAVHCPFPTWQTFTYRVPPDMEVRPGCLVYVPFGPRVLQGVVMEVGVPPYPDAKEIQSLVGDGPLILAHQLALARWLSRRYLTPLFQCLATMMPPGSQQRPLTYFVALGDGPADALSSRQRQVWEYVRARGRAETEEMKKALRMPQAGAVAASLVRKGLLACRYELARPRARPHLVPHVRLLVPAHEARQRAGPRLAGLIDLLAERGPLPLVEACSLFKLKRRHLRPLLEGGVIALEEVPVPRDPLAEIKAPPTAPPTLTSHQAEAAQAIAKALRSGRGGTFLLHGVTGSGKTEVYLAAIEEALRLGKGAIVLVPEISLTPQTVMRFAGRFPGQVTVFHSGLSLGEQFDVWHAVRKGERRVVIGTRSAIFLPMEALGLVVMDEEHEWAYKQQEPPPRYHARLVAQELCRLTSSVLVLGSATPAIESYHRARTGVYHLLRLPHRLHPDGRGGAVVASLPQVEVVDMRRELQEGNRGIFSRRLKEAMAEALEAGEQVILFLNRRGAASFVECFACGHVPACPGCQVAYVFHRVEGRLICHHCNRSRRIPPRCLACGENALRPVGIGTQRVEEEVGQIFPGVRTLRWDRDVTRHWTAHQRLLEAFIKGEAQVLVGTQMLAKGLDLPRVTVTGVVLADIGLYAPDFRSSERVFQVLEQVAGRAGRGPRGGRVIVQTYRPTHPALQALVHHDYEALYRQEMALRQTLRYPPFGELVRITVSHPNPREAAALATSLTSRLRQKALGRPIDVLGPAPAYPLRLRGRYRWHITIKGEDPNSVLTDLPPSRWWTVDVDPVGGA, from the coding sequence ATGACCCTGTACGCTGAAGTCGCTGTTCACTGCCCTTTCCCCACCTGGCAAACCTTTACCTATCGCGTCCCCCCGGACATGGAGGTGCGCCCAGGATGCTTGGTATATGTGCCCTTTGGGCCCCGGGTCCTGCAGGGAGTGGTCATGGAGGTGGGCGTGCCTCCTTATCCCGATGCCAAGGAGATCCAGTCCTTGGTGGGGGATGGCCCTCTCATCCTTGCCCACCAGCTGGCCTTGGCTCGCTGGCTCTCCCGCCGCTATCTAACCCCCCTCTTCCAGTGTCTTGCCACCATGATGCCGCCAGGGAGCCAGCAGAGGCCCCTCACCTACTTCGTGGCCCTCGGGGATGGGCCTGCCGATGCCCTGAGCTCCCGTCAACGCCAGGTCTGGGAGTACGTGCGGGCCCGTGGGCGGGCAGAAACGGAGGAGATGAAGAAGGCCCTGCGCATGCCCCAGGCGGGGGCGGTGGCCGCCTCTCTGGTGCGGAAGGGTCTCTTGGCCTGCCGCTATGAGCTGGCCCGCCCTCGCGCTCGACCCCACCTGGTGCCCCATGTTCGCCTTTTGGTCCCTGCCCATGAGGCCCGCCAGAGGGCCGGCCCCCGCCTCGCCGGGTTGATAGACCTCTTGGCTGAGCGCGGGCCTCTGCCCCTAGTTGAGGCCTGCTCCCTCTTCAAACTAAAGAGGCGTCATCTGCGTCCCTTGCTGGAGGGAGGGGTCATAGCCCTGGAGGAGGTCCCCGTGCCCCGCGACCCCCTGGCCGAGATAAAGGCTCCGCCGACCGCACCACCTACGCTTACGTCTCACCAGGCGGAGGCAGCCCAGGCCATCGCTAAGGCCCTTCGTTCAGGCAGGGGTGGCACATTCCTCCTACATGGGGTCACAGGCAGCGGCAAAACTGAGGTGTATCTGGCGGCCATCGAGGAGGCCCTCCGCCTAGGGAAAGGGGCCATCGTCCTTGTGCCCGAGATATCCCTCACCCCCCAGACGGTGATGCGGTTCGCCGGCCGCTTCCCAGGCCAGGTGACTGTCTTCCATAGCGGCCTCAGCCTGGGAGAGCAGTTCGACGTCTGGCACGCGGTACGGAAAGGGGAGCGACGGGTGGTCATCGGCACCCGCAGCGCCATCTTCTTGCCCATGGAAGCCCTGGGGCTGGTGGTGATGGACGAGGAGCATGAGTGGGCCTACAAGCAGCAGGAGCCGCCGCCCCGCTACCACGCCCGCCTGGTGGCCCAGGAGCTTTGCCGACTTACGAGTTCGGTCCTGGTGCTGGGCAGCGCCACCCCCGCTATCGAGAGTTACCACAGAGCTCGCACAGGTGTGTACCACCTCCTGCGTCTACCCCATCGCCTCCATCCCGACGGTCGCGGGGGGGCGGTGGTCGCCTCCCTGCCTCAGGTGGAGGTGGTGGACATGCGGCGCGAGCTGCAAGAGGGAAATAGGGGCATCTTCAGCCGTCGCCTGAAGGAGGCCATGGCCGAGGCCCTGGAGGCGGGAGAGCAGGTGATCCTCTTCCTCAACCGCCGGGGGGCCGCCTCTTTTGTGGAGTGCTTCGCCTGTGGCCACGTGCCGGCCTGCCCCGGCTGTCAGGTGGCCTATGTCTTCCATCGGGTCGAGGGGCGCCTGATCTGCCACCACTGCAACCGCTCCCGACGCATCCCGCCCCGCTGCCTGGCCTGTGGCGAGAACGCCCTGCGGCCAGTTGGTATCGGCACCCAACGGGTGGAGGAGGAGGTGGGCCAGATCTTCCCCGGTGTGCGCACCCTCCGCTGGGACCGGGATGTCACCCGCCACTGGACCGCTCACCAGCGCCTCCTCGAGGCCTTCATAAAGGGGGAGGCCCAAGTGTTAGTGGGGACGCAGATGCTGGCCAAGGGGCTGGACCTACCCCGGGTGACCGTCACGGGGGTGGTGCTGGCGGACATCGGCCTTTACGCTCCCGACTTCCGCAGCAGCGAGAGGGTGTTTCAGGTGCTGGAGCAGGTGGCCGGACGGGCCGGCCGTGGCCCCCGTGGGGGTAGGGTCATCGTCCAGACTTACAGGCCTACCCATCCTGCCCTCCAGGCACTGGTCCACCACGACTACGAGGCCCTATATCGACAGGAGATGGCCCTCCGCCAGACCCTCCGCTATCCCCCCTTTGGCGAGCTGGTGCGCATCACCGTCTCTCATCCCAACCCCAGGGAAGCGGCGGCTTTGGCCACATCCCTAACCTCCCGCCTTCGACAGAAGGCCTTGGGACGTCCCATAGACGTGTTGGGCCCCGCCCCAGCTTATCCCTTGCGCCTTCGCGGCCGTTATCGATGGCACATCACCATCAAAGGAGAGGACCCCAACTCCGTTTTGACGGACTTGCCCCCCTCACGGTGGTGGACGGTGGACGTGGACCCAGTGGGAGGAGCCTAG
- the rplS gene encoding 50S ribosomal protein L19, which yields MDIDVRPLLGIKENPNIAPFGPGDTVRVHFRQREGDRERVQIFEGVVIRKRGGGFNSTFTVRKVSHGVGVEMIFPLYSPLLEKVEVVRHGKVRRARLYYLRGRIGRAARIKEQRVTPKASGQQ from the coding sequence ATGGACATCGATGTGCGTCCCTTGTTGGGCATCAAGGAGAACCCCAACATCGCTCCCTTTGGCCCAGGGGACACGGTGCGGGTCCACTTCCGCCAGCGGGAGGGTGACCGGGAGAGGGTTCAGATATTTGAGGGGGTGGTGATCCGCAAGCGGGGCGGCGGCTTCAACTCTACGTTTACTGTGCGCAAGGTATCCCACGGGGTAGGAGTGGAGATGATCTTCCCCCTGTACTCCCCTCTCCTGGAGAAGGTGGAGGTGGTCCGGCATGGGAAGGTGCGGCGCGCCCGCCTGTACTATCTGCGGGGGCGCATCGGGCGGGCGGCCCGTATCAAGGAGCAGCGGGTAACCCCTAAGGCATCTGGGCAGCAATAG
- the trmD gene encoding tRNA (guanosine(37)-N1)-methyltransferase TrmD, with amino-acid sequence MRIDILTIFPGAFRGPFDESIIKRARERGIVEIYVHNIRDWATDKHRTVDDYPYGGGPGMVMKPEPIFAATEAVVAMDGRRGPIILMTPIGRTFTQEVAQELAQKDRLIIICGHYEGVDARVHQYLATDEISIGDFILSGGEVAAMVVVDAVVRLLPGALGDPQSARCESFAEGLLEYPPYTRPAEFRGWRVPEVLLSGNHQEIARWRRRQSILLTALRRPDLLARANLSPEEREWLARRLGTM; translated from the coding sequence ATGCGCATCGACATCCTGACCATATTCCCTGGGGCCTTCCGCGGCCCGTTCGACGAGTCCATCATCAAGCGGGCCAGGGAGCGGGGCATCGTGGAGATATATGTCCACAACATAAGGGACTGGGCCACCGACAAGCACCGCACTGTGGACGACTACCCCTACGGTGGAGGCCCAGGGATGGTCATGAAGCCTGAGCCCATCTTCGCCGCCACCGAGGCCGTGGTGGCCATGGACGGGCGGCGAGGGCCCATCATCCTCATGACGCCCATCGGCCGCACCTTCACCCAAGAGGTGGCCCAGGAGTTGGCGCAGAAGGACCGCCTCATCATCATCTGTGGCCACTACGAGGGGGTGGACGCCCGCGTCCACCAATACCTGGCCACCGACGAGATCAGCATCGGCGACTTCATCCTCTCCGGGGGAGAGGTGGCAGCCATGGTCGTGGTGGACGCCGTGGTCCGCCTCCTGCCGGGAGCCCTGGGCGACCCCCAATCGGCGCGGTGCGAGTCCTTCGCCGAAGGCCTTTTGGAGTATCCACCATATACCCGCCCAGCCGAGTTCCGGGGATGGAGGGTGCCCGAGGTGCTCCTTTCTGGCAACCATCAGGAGATCGCGCGCTGGAGGCGCCGGCAGAGCATCCTCCTCACCGCCCTGCGGCGGCCAGACCTCCTGGCCCGTGCCAACCTGAGCCCCGAGGAGCGAGAATGGCTTGCCCGCCGCTTAGGCACCATGTAA
- a CDS encoding MogA/MoaB family molybdenum cofactor biosynthesis protein — MSTSFPQGEKRFRVGVLTVSDSASRGLRADESGQAIKETLLGLGLAVERYDVVPDEREVIEDRLCRWADVDGLDLVLTTGGTGFGPRDVTPEATRAVIHREAPGLVVAMLMEGLKHTPLAMLSRAVAGVRGRTLIVNLPGSPKGVRENLQVLLPVLPHLLELLRGEPSPHEPR, encoded by the coding sequence TTGTCCACATCATTTCCACAGGGTGAGAAGAGGTTTCGGGTGGGGGTGCTGACAGTATCGGACTCGGCGTCCAGGGGGTTGCGGGCCGATGAGAGCGGCCAGGCTATAAAGGAGACGCTCCTGGGGCTGGGATTGGCGGTGGAGCGATACGACGTGGTCCCCGACGAACGTGAGGTCATCGAGGATCGCCTGTGTCGGTGGGCGGACGTGGACGGGTTGGACCTGGTGTTGACCACTGGAGGCACGGGGTTCGGGCCCCGCGATGTGACCCCCGAGGCCACCCGGGCGGTCATCCATCGGGAGGCGCCAGGACTGGTGGTGGCCATGCTAATGGAAGGGCTGAAACATACCCCACTGGCCATGCTCAGCAGGGCAGTGGCTGGCGTCCGTGGCCGCACCCTCATCGTCAATCTCCCTGGCAGCCCCAAGGGGGTGAGGGAGAACTTGCAGGTCCTTTTGCCCGTCTTGCCCCACCTGCTAGAGCTGCTACGGGGGGAACCATCCCCCCATGAGCCCCGCTAA